Within Lolium rigidum isolate FL_2022 chromosome 5, APGP_CSIRO_Lrig_0.1, whole genome shotgun sequence, the genomic segment CTTAATGTGGTTCTGGATCTTGCACGTATGGTTGTACAAATGCAAACTATACTTGTATAATATTGTTGTGTTTACTTTGAGACTATCATTTTCAAGAAGCTTAATCCAAACATTTATAATCTAAACATACTAGTTACTCCACAACATTAACCTATTTGGCTTTGCTTTGAGAAGATGAcatctatatctcttataaagcaaaaccccatTAGAAGGAAGgtcatttaagttgtctatctcaacatgcaagctatccacatcatccaTTCTATTAGCCATCCAATTGTCCATGTCATCTCCCACTAACATTTATTAATACTCTACatgcaagccacatcatctattttttaagattcaattatccacatcatcaacttttagccgccaactacataaccacatcatctattttttaaGCCATCCAATTATCCACATCATCAACTTTTAGCCGCCAACTACATAACCATTTCAAGTCAGTTTTTAAGTTAGTCTCTTGAATATTTACTTATTCTGCATATTCCCACAAATAATATCACATTCCAATCAACTTATACCCTTTGttttttacaaaatagagttatcggagaaattcccgctgcaacgcgcggggtatccttctagttgTTGAGATGCTAATGGCTAGTCAAAGGGTTAATTAATATAATATGATCTCTTCTAGAGCACAATACAATAGTACTAGAGTTGACTTAGCGCATCAATAAAATTAAAAATCTTACTAGCTCTCTTTAGTTCCTTCGCCAATAGTGAATCCTAGTCAGTGGTAGGGCTAAAACTTCAAACTTATGTAGTCAACTTAAACTTATGTAATTAAATACATGTATTtgtatgaatttttattttttcatcTAGTTTTACCTGTATTGCCAAAAATTGTGCCGCTACACAACATATATGTGGTGGAGGTCCTAATGTTACAAGCTCATGACACCCACCTTTAAGGTATCCGTAGGTCAACAAAATTTCGGTGTGGTATAATTGGCAACTAGGCTTCTTACCAAATACTTCATCATGCCTCTTAACCCTCTTCACTACCTCCCCATGTGACCTCTTTCCGCACCCCTTCCCGTCACCGATCACCTGGCGTCTAATTCCCCCACCGCGCCTCCTCGACTCTATCTCCATTTTCACCTAGCGTCTCCTCCTACCTCAGCCTCCTCTCGATTCCACTCAGGCTCGTCCTTAGCCTCAAATTCACAGGCAAACCTTCTTAGGCTACATCGACTTGTGATACCAAACCATAGCCGTTTTGGTGAGAGTTTAGCTTTCGATATGTTAGAGTAGTCATATTCTCAATGAGTGAAGAAATTATCAATTTAATATTGAAATATGACCTCCAAAAATACAATCACCGGAAAAGAGAAATGTGATATCCAAAATTCCCAATGGTCTTTTTTTTACATGGAATTCCCAATGGTCATTAATTTTCACCTCCAAACTAAAAAAACGCAAAAATTACCAACCGAGCCATAAGTGCGGCAGATCTATCTATCCGTCACCTCCCCACCTTGGCCTCCAAAAATAACTCACGGGGTACGAACGCTATCGCACCAAAGGTGGGGGAATAATAAAGAGGAAAAAAAAAATAAACGGAAATAAATCCCGAGTTTTCCGATCGGAGGCGACGCGACCGAGGCtccgccgacgacgacgatgagggggACGAAGCGGCCGCTCGGCGTGGTGACGGCATGGGTGCGGCGTCAGCCGCCCAAGGTGAAGGCTTTCCTCGCCGTGGTCACGGGCATGGCCGCGCTCGTCTTCATCCGCTTCATCGTCCACGACCACGACaacctcttcgtcgccgccgaggCCGCGCACGCGCTCGGCATCGCCGTCCTCATCTACAAGCTCACCAAGGAGAAGACCTGCGCAGGTTCGTGtcgccccctctcctccgccgCTCCTCTTCGCGTTCGGATCCGTGCGAGGCGGCCCCTCCGGACTTCGATTTTTATTGAGATTTTGCGCGATTCAACAGCGTTTCTCCGGCCGCAGCATGTATGCATTTTTTCCCACAGAAAAAAATGTGTTTTGTTTGTTACGGCCAATATCTAGTCAGGACATCAGATTGGATTTTATTTTCCGATCTACTTATGTTTACGGTAATTCCCACGAGCTGATTTCTGTATGGAGTAGGCAGCCTGTTTCTATAGTCTTTTGGTATGTAAGATGAAGGTAATTATTGATCTGGTACTACTCTCTTTGAACTGCAAGGCGTACTATGTTAGAAAGTTGTGATAGCATCATGTTTGTGAGGATATTTGATTAGATGTATGGCACTGTGACTTGGCTTGGCTGCGCTCCAGTCTCCAGGGTTGGGGCCGAATATGCTAAAGAGGCAAGTTAGTAAAACTTGTCTCTTTCAATCATATTGCGTGTTTTTCAGGGCCTGCTCTGTCTAGTTGCATACACTGGTGGTATGTCTACACTGATATGGTTTCACAGCTCTGTCTGGGTATTATCAGCCATATATAATTGTTTTGGAGTGAGTTTATGTTGAGGGGTTAACGTGTTATGCTTCCAGCCTTCCATTAATATGAATTGAGAAAATTGTCCTTGTAGTAAGAGAATTCTTTGGGCAAGTTTTCTGCTTCGTGAGATGATTTGTttccagtttttttttctttcaagttGCTTCCATTCAGAGAGTTTGGTATAAACTGGTGGTAATTTATTCGCTGGCCTGGTTTGAAACTGTCGCTGGGTATTATGAGCCATATAGTTTTGTTTCAGAACTAGTTTGTTTGGAGGTGGTAACTTTGTTTGCATCCAGCCTTCCATTATTACTTGGCAGCAATTTATCCATATAAAGGAATTTTCTTTTGGCAAGTTTTATCCTTCAGTTTGGAGGTCCTTATGCTTTGAAGTTGATTTGTTTTTCGTATGCAAACTGAATCATTTTTTGGAGAAGGCATTATTAATGAACCGGTCTAAAAATAATTAGCAGGCACCTATTTTCTTTTACTTCTACATTTGTCAATGATAGGTAATATGCTTCGTGCATTTGGGTCCATATGGGCCCAAATATGTAATATTAAGTTGTTGTGCTCGAATGGATATCCTTTTATCTGATGGAACATACGGACTGAATTCTTTTTGACATGCAATTTGTTGACGATATTTGGATCCTCAACTACGATATCTGTGCAAATTTTCTGGAAAATGACAGCATTTTATTTTGGAGTAAGTCTGTCTGGAATCATCAAAACTTTAGAAGCTCAATGTTTATCTGTGATATCAGCTTACAAATAGTTGCTCTAGTCAAAACGTCAAAGTTGCCCTGATACCCATCACCCAATGTTTATGTTTTGTCTGCTTTGTTTACATTGGTCTcaaccaatttttttttgtcatgaatatagtactccctccgtcccacggcAAGTTTTATGGATTTGAGGGAGTATTTGTTTTAGTCAGAAAGGCCATTCTCGAGTCTTAACAAGCATGTGTGACATAAATTATAGTATAACTTGCTAGCTTTTATTGTATGACTGATGTGTATTTTTGTGGGTGTATTACTGTTCATTTTTACTAAGAGCGTGAATCATTTTCTCTTAAATCTTGCAGGACTATCCCTCAAGTCTCAGGATTTAACTGCATTGTTTCTAGCTGTTAGACTGTACTGCAGCTTTGTCATGGAGTATGACATCCATACTGTGTTGGATAGCGCTACGCTTGTGGCTACACTTTTTGTGATTTACATGATTCGGTTCAAATTGAGGTCAACATATATGGTGGACAAGGACAATTTTGCATTGTACTATGTGGTAAGAACACATGAACTCCTATCCCCaacaatatatatatagtttAGTTAGCAAGCATAAACTGGCTATGCCAGTGATGTTTACATTTTTGTTCAGTTTGATTACGTGGAGCCAAAGCTGAGCTTATGAATGCTTAGATAATTATTTACTTTTCTGCAGATTCGTAGCTCTACTTGTTTCTTGTTTGGCTATCTTCGATCCGAAAACtgtgttttttatatattttctggTGTCTTTCTTGCATGAAAGTTGCAACTATTTCTGAACCTGTGTTCTAGATCACTCTTTCATTTTGCTTTTCTGGATATTGGTAGGTCTGTTATTGCCACCGCTGCCTTCCTTATTTGTAAATTTGTGCTCAGCTGAGCAAAGGATTGCAGTGATATAATAACTATGAACATCAAGATGTTTAATGTGAACTCACATAGGATGACTTGTGGTGGTAAATAGTTGAAGGCTTGAAGCCTTGTTAAGTCTTTTTTAATTCATCAGTGGGTCTAAATGCTATCAAACCATGTATCACTATCCAATAGCGATGAAATTAATAGGGCCACtagatattttttttttgcttctgtcGTGTTGCTCACAAGCCAATTAATTAATGTGCAATTTGTCAGACACTTATTGTATTTGGTTATTTGTTGCGTTATTTTAAGGTGGTACCATGTGCTGCGCTGGCGCTACTTATTCATCCATCAACGTCTCACAACATTGCAAACCGGTTCAGCTGGGCATTCTGTGTTTACTTGGAAGCTGTTTCAGTGCTGCCACAACTGCGTTTGATGCAAAATACCAAGGTAAACAATAGTAGGCAATCCCGTTGACTTTAGGGTGAGCTTTTCTGACCAAAGCTTTCCATGTTGTGCAGATTGTGGAACCGTTCACAGCTCACTATGTGTTCGCTCTGGGGGTTGCGAGGTTTCTTAGCTGTGCCCACTGGGTTCTTCAGGTTCGTGTTTTGTACAAATGCTTGAGCTAATTCTTTAAGTACAACTCATGTGTACCGTTTGTCTGCTAAGTTCACTTAGCATAGCATTTGGTGTTAATGCCCAGTAATACAAACATTATCTTGCAAGCAAATGTTTGTTTGAGCTGAGGCATTTGTTATTGCTGCCATCTGTGTTTAACTGTTTATACACTGTTCATACTCGAAATGACAAGTGATGGTCTGTTAGTTcccttgctccttggtatgtttaCTTACAATATCAATATTGAGTAATCCTGTGAGGTGGTGATTCTTGTTTTGCCTTTGTCTGTTCTAGGGTAGTTGGGTACAACTTGCGAAATGTCCAATTTCTAGTATTGTTGAAATCTCGAGAAACTATGTACTGTGCATGTGGAAGTTGCTAGTTCATGAGTTCTTTTAAAATGAAAACCCCATGCATGTGGTGTGACTGACTCGAGTCTTATTTTATACACCGCTGCTCACTAAATAGCCAAATTGATCTGTGCAGGTTTTGGATACTCGTGGCCGCCTATTGACTGCTCTGGGCTATGGTTTGTGGCCATCTATGGTGCTCCTGTCAGAAATCGTGCAGACGTTCATCCTGGCAGATTTCTGCTACTACTATGTGAAGAGGTAAATCCGCTATCACTTCCCCAGATATTAGAATGTGACCCTGAACATTACCTAATGGTGGCATTTGTGGTTACACAGTCTGGTCGGTGGGCAACTGGTGCTACGGCTCCCATCCGGGGTGGTGTGAGAACTGCAGCCACTAGCGCCGGATCTTCTGCGTCTCTCGCCAAGCACGAGACCGGAGCAGCCCTCTTCAGTTGATATTTTCAGTTACAACTATTAGCCAGTGAGGAAATCGCAGCAGACATAGGTTTTGTCGATGTAACTGTTAACAGCGTATGCCATGATATTCCTAACTTGAGTGTTCTAGCTTCCGTATGTTTGTCGCCGTTATTTTAGAAATGGGAAGCCATTAGTTATGATGACAGTATCTGTGcgaaaatggatctatgaaagttATGCTTGGAAGGCCATCTTAGCTTGTCGCTGTCCTACTGCGTTGGTGTTGCCGAGCTGATGCGGAGGACCGGTAAAACAATGTGCGCCTTGGTTTACTGGGAACGAGGGCAGTTGCATCATGCTTTGTTGCTCGCTCCGCACACCTGTTCCGTGCTCAAATTCTTGGGGCGACTGTTTACCTGTTACCCTGACGCGCGGTGGTGGATGTCGGTGGCATGGCCTTATTTGGTTTGAGACGTTGGTGTCTGACGGAAATGTTTGATCGCAACGAGTCTAGGAATAGGAGTCATCTGGTTCACTTTACCTGGAAAGTTTGCCATCTTTGTACCGACAGCAACGCCCTGTTTCGGTGCTGGACCTGTTGCAGGAAGCTGGACACGGACGGCTACCACTTGCCAAAAAAGAATTGCTCAtctaaaaagtgaaaaaaaatgcCCAAAAAGTATCTAAAATGTTGCCTAACACAGCGGAACGAGACACTGCACGCGTCTCTATCTAGAAAATTAATGCAAAGTTGCCAGTTTCGACCTGTATTTTGTGGACAGGAGTGTAGATTTACCTtttctaaaattttaaaaattgccATTTCAATGTTTCAGAAAAATTGTAATAATTTATGCATATACATGTTACCATGATAGTTACCTTGATACTTACTCACTCGTGCAAATTTTGAAGACAAAAAGGACAGTATGTGGcttacaaaaaaatatgaaaatttgtATTTGTGTGTATAGTAGAAACCCAATCATTATCTTGCATATTTTTTTCATTTACGTATAGGCCATATATAATCAtactttttttgaaaatttgcagGAGTATCAATTATATTATTTTATCTTTTAAAACTTTTGAAGCAACACTTTAAAAAGGGGTTTAGCTAGATCAGTATTGACCTAGATCAAGGTTTCACTAGTAGCTATTTTTGGTTCATGAAAGCAGTAGTTAAGTAACTAATTCCCTCAGTGTAGAGTCCGTGACACCGTAGAGCAGCTAGTTCCGAATAACGCCATGTAGGAGTACCCAATGACACATGGGGTCTCGGTCCACATTTTATAAATTGGACCCGTATGACACAACAAAGTTGCAAATCTTGCAAAACACCACATAATATCTGGCCGACACTTGTGGCTAACTTCAAAGTTTTCTAAGAGGGTAacctttttattttatgtttagaCGAGATGACAACTTTATGGTGTGGTGGTTCCAAAGAACGCCATGTAGCAAATGACACGTGGGACCATTTTTTTCTTCTGAAATGAGCCTACATAATCACGATAAGGCTGCAAATCTCGAAGAATACAACTACTCCTGTCCCTGGTGTACAACATAAAAATATAATACCATTAGAAAATAAATCATCTGAAATTTTAATGATATATGTTTTGTACTACTTCCGTTCTAAAATAAATGAcctaactttatctagatataacATCTGATCCTTTAATGATATATGTTCTACATTGTTTCCATTCTAAAACAAATGAtctaactttatctagatatgcgttgtgtttgctttaaagttAGCACAACAAATAAATCTTTGCATTAAGCCTTCCCCACAATAACACTCACTTTCTCTTTGTATGTAGCCTCATTTGTTCGGCGTGGGTTGGATGCTTGGATTTTCTCTTCTGGCCTTTGTCTATATACGAATGTATTGCTCGAAAGTTGAATCACCTATTAGTTACTATGTATTATTATCTTACGCTGGTTAAATTGATAATCTAGAGATACACGCAACGCAAGAGCTAGAGCGCATAGTATCCGGCCGACAGGTGGGGCCTCGGTGCAAAGTTTTCTAAAATGGCAACCTCAATTATCCTTGACGAGGTGACAACTTTACGGTGACGTGGCTCGGATATTTCTTCCCCTCTGCTACAAAATCCAAAGCGCAGAAGAGAAAATCCAGGCGTCCAACCCAAGCCGGACAGAAACGGGAGTGGGTCGAGCCTCGAGCGAGCAAGATCCATTCCCACGGCACCGCATCCCATCCCGGCCCAATAAGAACCCGCTAGCCGACCCGACAACACAGCACAACACCGATCGAACCCGGCTCCCATTCCATTCCCCTTCCCCTACCGTGCTCCCCCCCAAATCGCCTCCgcactccaccgccaccgccaccggcgtCGAGGGCCGCCGGACTCAGACACCACCGGACCCGGCGTCTGACGCGCGGCGGGCGCGATGAGCGACATCTTCTGCCCGGACTGCAAGAAGCACACGGAGGTGGCGTTCGACCACTCGGCGGGGGACACGGTGTGCACGGAGTGCGGCCTCGTCCTGGAGGCGCACTCCGTCGAC encodes:
- the LOC124652597 gene encoding ER lumen protein-retaining receptor erd-2.2-like, which encodes MRGTKRPLGVVTAWVRRQPPKVKAFLAVVTGMAALVFIRFIVHDHDNLFVAAEAAHALGIAVLIYKLTKEKTCAGLSLKSQDLTALFLAVRLYCSFVMEYDIHTVLDSATLVATLFVIYMIRFKLRSTYMVDKDNFALYYVVVPCAALALLIHPSTSHNIANRFSWAFCVYLEAVSVLPQLRLMQNTKIVEPFTAHYVFALGVARFLSCAHWVLQVLDTRGRLLTALGYGLWPSMVLLSEIVQTFILADFCYYYVKSLVGGQLVLRLPSGVV